The Oscillospiraceae bacterium genome has a segment encoding these proteins:
- the secA gene encoding preprotein translocase subunit SecA, whose translation MANKLITALFGDYSKKEVKRLGKTKQKVLDLEEKYQAMDDKELTAQTAVLKTRLADGETLDDILPDAFAVCREAAWRVLGMKHFPVQIVGGIVLHQGRIAEMKTGEGKTLVATLPAYLNALTGRGVHIVTVNDYLAKRDSEWMGKLYRFLGLSVGLIIHEKTNEERQEAYNCDITYGTNNEMGFDYLRDNMVQYKEQKVQRGHVFAIVDEVDSILIDEARTPLIISGKGEQSTDLYRQANAFARTLKMVKVAKMDEKQDTEATYDGDFIVDEKARTATLTQDGVKKAEAYFHVDNLMDIENTTLLHHIDQAIKAIGVMRRDIDYVVKDGQVLIVDEFTGRIMLGRRYNEGLHQAIEAKEGVKVEHESKTLATITFQNYFRLYEKLSGMTGTASTESAEFSEIYKLDVVEIPTNKPLIRVDHPDVIFQTEAGKFRAVIKQIKACHEKGQPVLVGTISIEKSEQLSKLLKKEHIQHNVLNAKNHEREAEIIAQAGKFGAVTISTNMAGRGTDIMLGGNAEFLAKAEMKRMQFSDELIAEATGFAETDNQEILNARKTFQDLEKKYKEEIQEEADKVREAGGLYILGTERHDSRRIDNQLRGRSGRQGDPGESQFYLSLEDDLMRLFGGERMQAMMSRLTDDEDMPIESKMISRTVESSQKKVEGRNFGIRKNTLQYDDVMNRQRELIYKQRDQVLDGIDLTEKIRGMLETNIAENVGNYCSGETQADWNIAGLKEKYKGWLTTDEDFQNVDELTVDDVVNTLTQRGLKRLEEKRELIGDEMFTEFQRMVLLRNVDVLWMDHIDAMDDLKQGIHLRAYAQRDPVVEFRMQSYDMFDEMTAAIRENTVRMLLTLVPRRREDVERKAVAKVTATSAGGDDTATHTTVRKGKKVGPNDPCPCGSGKKYKKCCGAPGKEKPTQE comes from the coding sequence ATGGCAAACAAACTCATTACTGCCCTGTTTGGCGATTACTCTAAAAAGGAAGTCAAGCGCCTGGGCAAAACCAAGCAGAAAGTGCTGGACCTGGAGGAGAAGTACCAGGCCATGGACGACAAAGAGCTGACCGCACAAACCGCCGTCTTAAAAACCCGGTTGGCGGACGGCGAGACTTTGGACGACATTTTGCCGGACGCTTTTGCCGTCTGCCGTGAGGCTGCCTGGCGTGTGCTGGGTATGAAGCACTTCCCCGTCCAGATCGTCGGTGGCATTGTATTGCACCAGGGCCGTATCGCGGAAATGAAGACCGGTGAAGGTAAAACCCTTGTGGCGACCCTGCCCGCGTATCTGAACGCGTTGACCGGCCGCGGCGTACACATTGTCACCGTCAACGACTACCTGGCCAAGCGTGACTCCGAGTGGATGGGCAAGCTGTACCGGTTCTTGGGGCTGAGCGTAGGTCTGATTATTCACGAAAAGACCAATGAGGAGCGCCAGGAGGCCTACAACTGCGACATCACCTACGGCACCAACAACGAGATGGGCTTTGACTACCTGCGAGACAATATGGTCCAGTACAAGGAGCAAAAAGTGCAGCGCGGCCATGTGTTTGCCATCGTAGATGAGGTAGACTCCATCTTGATCGATGAGGCCCGTACCCCCCTGATCATCAGCGGTAAGGGCGAGCAATCCACCGACCTGTATCGCCAGGCCAACGCCTTTGCCCGCACCTTGAAGATGGTGAAGGTTGCCAAAATGGACGAGAAGCAGGACACGGAGGCCACCTATGACGGCGACTTTATCGTAGACGAGAAGGCCCGTACCGCCACCCTGACCCAGGACGGCGTGAAGAAAGCAGAGGCCTACTTCCATGTAGACAACCTGATGGATATTGAGAACACCACCCTGCTGCACCATATTGACCAGGCCATCAAGGCCATCGGCGTCATGCGCCGGGATATTGACTATGTGGTCAAAGACGGTCAGGTGCTGATCGTAGACGAATTCACCGGCCGTATTATGCTGGGCCGTCGCTACAACGAGGGTCTGCACCAGGCGATTGAGGCCAAAGAGGGTGTTAAGGTGGAGCACGAGAGCAAGACGCTTGCCACCATTACCTTCCAAAATTACTTCCGTCTGTATGAGAAGCTGTCCGGTATGACCGGTACGGCTTCCACCGAGTCTGCCGAGTTCAGCGAGATCTACAAGCTGGATGTGGTGGAGATCCCCACCAACAAGCCGCTGATCCGTGTGGACCACCCGGATGTGATCTTCCAGACCGAGGCGGGCAAGTTCCGGGCCGTGATCAAGCAGATCAAGGCCTGCCACGAAAAGGGCCAGCCGGTGCTGGTGGGTACTATCAGCATTGAGAAGAGCGAGCAGCTGTCCAAGCTGCTGAAGAAAGAGCATATCCAGCACAATGTGCTTAACGCCAAGAACCACGAGCGCGAGGCAGAGATTATTGCCCAGGCCGGTAAATTCGGCGCAGTGACCATCTCCACCAATATGGCCGGTCGTGGTACGGATATTATGCTGGGCGGTAACGCCGAGTTCCTGGCCAAGGCAGAGATGAAGCGGATGCAGTTCAGCGATGAGCTGATTGCAGAGGCTACCGGCTTTGCCGAGACGGACAATCAGGAGATCCTGAACGCCCGCAAGACTTTCCAGGATCTGGAAAAGAAGTATAAAGAAGAAATTCAGGAAGAAGCGGACAAAGTGCGCGAAGCCGGTGGCCTGTACATTTTGGGCACCGAGCGCCACGACTCCCGCCGTATCGACAACCAGCTGCGCGGCCGTTCCGGTCGTCAGGGTGATCCCGGTGAGAGCCAGTTCTATCTGTCCTTGGAGGACGATTTGATGCGTCTCTTTGGCGGCGAGCGTATGCAGGCCATGATGAGCCGGCTCACCGACGATGAGGATATGCCCATTGAGTCCAAGATGATCTCCCGCACCGTAGAGTCCTCCCAAAAGAAGGTAGAGGGCCGCAACTTTGGTATTCGTAAGAACACCTTGCAGTACGACGATGTAATGAACCGCCAGCGTGAGCTGATCTACAAGCAGCGTGACCAGGTGCTGGACGGCATTGACCTGACGGAGAAGATCCGCGGTATGCTGGAAACCAACATTGCCGAGAATGTGGGCAACTACTGCTCCGGCGAGACCCAGGCAGACTGGAATATCGCCGGACTGAAAGAGAAGTACAAGGGCTGGCTCACCACCGACGAAGATTTCCAGAATGTGGATGAGCTGACCGTGGACGATGTGGTGAATACCTTGACCCAGCGGGGTCTGAAGCGGCTGGAAGAAAAGCGGGAGCTGATCGGCGACGAGATGTTCACCGAGTTCCAGCGCATGGTGCTGCTGCGCAATGTAGATGTGCTGTGGATGGACCACATTGACGCCATGGACGACCTGAAGCAGGGCATTCACCTGCGGGCTTACGCCCAGCGTGACCCGGTGGTGGAATTCCGTATGCAGAGCTACGATATGTTTGACGAGATGACCGCCGCCATTCGGGAGAACACCGTGCGCATGCTGCTGACCCTGGTGCCCCGTCGCCGGGAAGATGTAGAGCGCAAGGCCGTGGCTAAGGTCACTGCCACCTCTGCCGGTGGGGACGATACCGCCACCCACACCACCGTGCGTAAGGGCAAGAAGGTAGGCCCCAACGATCCCTGCCCCTGCGGCAGCGGCAAGAAGTACAAAAAGTGCTGCGGCGCTCCGGGTAAAGAAAAACCCACCCAGGAATAA
- a CDS encoding MFS transporter: MEDKEKLWTKDFVLVIIINFLVFLNHLMILSTFPFFIERLGYSDTVSGACATAFSLVAVLARPFVGWLLDTGRRRVLLGVGLIGMALMPMGYLVIYTALASLALAILLRMVHGLSLACANTSTSTMATDILPRSRFSEGMGMFGMATALATACAPAIGEALMKRGFGALFGVAAGCMVLSLVLLFCLRTKPLPRVKKPLRPGDLVEPSALPASVVVLIFLLTYGALENYILKFAAAQPGITVSGGLFFTVMAVLLFLSRVTIGKLADKRGEALFVYSCNGLMLAALLLLALVPGNVTFLIAAALSGYAFGGIEPALQSMAVHTAPPQRRGAANSTFLCAYDIGIGLGGGLAGLLIDRVGYGSMFGVIAVANVLSVAVYVLWGRRHASSMTRAICAGEKK, translated from the coding sequence ATGGAAGACAAAGAAAAGCTGTGGACCAAAGATTTTGTTTTGGTTATTATTATCAATTTTTTGGTGTTTTTGAATCACTTGATGATCCTGTCAACCTTTCCGTTTTTTATTGAGCGTTTGGGATATTCGGACACGGTATCCGGCGCCTGCGCTACGGCATTTTCGCTGGTTGCCGTGTTGGCACGGCCGTTTGTGGGGTGGCTGCTGGACACCGGCCGCCGCCGGGTGCTGCTGGGTGTGGGGCTGATTGGTATGGCACTGATGCCTATGGGGTATCTGGTGATTTATACGGCATTGGCTTCCCTTGCTTTGGCAATTCTGCTGCGTATGGTGCATGGGCTGTCGCTGGCGTGTGCGAATACCTCTACCTCTACGATGGCCACGGATATTTTGCCTCGCTCCCGCTTTTCGGAGGGTATGGGTATGTTTGGCATGGCTACGGCGTTGGCCACTGCCTGCGCACCGGCTATCGGTGAAGCGCTGATGAAGCGGGGATTTGGCGCGCTGTTCGGCGTGGCTGCCGGCTGTATGGTGCTGTCTTTGGTGTTGCTGTTCTGTTTGCGTACCAAGCCGCTGCCGCGGGTAAAAAAACCGCTGCGCCCGGGCGATTTAGTAGAACCGTCGGCTTTGCCGGCGTCTGTGGTTGTGTTGATTTTTTTGTTGACTTATGGTGCGCTGGAAAATTATATTTTGAAGTTTGCTGCCGCACAGCCCGGAATTACCGTGTCCGGCGGACTGTTCTTTACGGTTATGGCGGTACTGCTGTTTCTCTCTCGTGTGACAATCGGCAAATTGGCGGACAAACGGGGCGAGGCGCTGTTTGTGTATAGCTGCAACGGGCTGATGCTGGCGGCGTTGCTGCTGTTGGCACTGGTGCCGGGGAATGTTACCTTTTTAATAGCGGCGGCGCTGTCCGGCTATGCCTTTGGCGGCATTGAACCGGCGCTTCAATCTATGGCGGTACATACGGCACCGCCGCAACGGCGAGGCGCTGCCAATTCTACCTTTCTATGTGCCTATGATATCGGAATCGGCCTCGGCGGCGGTTTGGCCGGCTTGCTGATTGATCGGGTGGGCTATGGCTCTATGTTTGGCGTAATCGCCGTGGCCAATGTGCTGTCTGTGGCGGTATATGTACTGTGGGGGCGGCGGCATGCGTCCTCTATGACCCGTGCCATCTGTGCCGGCGAAAAAAAGTAA
- a CDS encoding DUF2798 domain-containing protein, with translation MPKTKGQGLVFGILMSVTMAYGMEVYNVALKSGVLQHVGGFSDMRNTVFLDALKEASYMCLFVFLFSNLWGNRLGAKLADKLVSPQDSPFLQMLARSCCTVLVMCPTMSLVATVLFQVILGHQPVVQLPAMWVGTVLKNFPMGLLWNLFAAGPVSRALLRQIFHKHGEAE, from the coding sequence ATGCCAAAAACAAAAGGACAGGGTTTGGTGTTTGGAATTTTGATGTCTGTAACCATGGCCTACGGAATGGAAGTGTACAATGTAGCGCTGAAAAGCGGCGTTTTGCAGCATGTGGGCGGCTTTAGCGATATGCGCAATACCGTGTTTTTAGATGCGCTGAAGGAAGCGTCCTATATGTGCCTCTTTGTGTTTTTATTTTCTAACCTGTGGGGGAATCGGTTGGGTGCCAAGCTGGCTGACAAACTGGTCAGCCCCCAAGACAGCCCGTTTTTGCAAATGCTGGCCCGTTCCTGCTGTACGGTACTGGTTATGTGCCCTACAATGAGCCTTGTGGCGACTGTGTTATTTCAAGTGATTTTGGGCCATCAACCGGTGGTGCAGCTGCCGGCCATGTGGGTAGGTACTGTGTTGAAAAACTTTCCCATGGGGTTGCTCTGGAATCTGTTTGCAGCCGGACCGGTGAGCCGTGCGCTGTTGCGGCAAATTTTTCATAAGCATGGGGAGGCAGAGTAA
- a CDS encoding M28 family peptidase has product MDLKHIIDQKDHYADYMVDEITHICRDFEKREPGSKGEQQACEYMAQVLKKDCGCQRADVESFKENPGSFFGWIYFTITFVLAAIVCFFFCPLLSAVLIVVGLFIVFMQFGLYKKLVDRCFPEKTGHNVTAVKQCTGEVKRRIFFNGHPDAAWEWPVNYKLGGVGFEGHAIICGVGAVYYLVLSIMYMAQKGLTFSAIDPHSGLFKAAMWGLLFVPFLVGLYWMWNKNRIVDGANDNLSGCYMGIAVMKALQDAGITLENTEVGVILSGSEEAGLRGAKAWCEQHKGEFDDVPTFIFSYDTIHDPKFLMTNYRDLNGTVKADKDVSDLFMEAAAAIHVPCKKGWVPPLGGATDSAAFAQAGFRATGVTGLNHKLEDYYHTRRDTYDNMNKEGLAGCFAVSVKALEMFDNGAKQ; this is encoded by the coding sequence ATGGATCTAAAACACATTATTGATCAAAAAGACCACTATGCGGACTACATGGTGGATGAGATCACCCACATTTGCCGGGATTTTGAAAAGCGCGAGCCTGGCTCTAAGGGTGAGCAGCAGGCCTGTGAATACATGGCCCAGGTGCTGAAGAAAGACTGCGGCTGCCAGCGGGCAGATGTGGAGTCCTTTAAGGAGAACCCCGGCTCGTTCTTTGGTTGGATTTACTTTACCATCACCTTTGTGTTGGCGGCCATTGTTTGCTTTTTCTTCTGCCCATTGTTGTCTGCGGTGCTGATTGTTGTGGGTCTGTTCATTGTATTTATGCAGTTTGGTCTGTACAAAAAGCTGGTTGACCGCTGCTTCCCGGAAAAGACCGGCCATAATGTAACGGCTGTGAAGCAGTGCACCGGCGAAGTGAAGCGCCGTATTTTCTTTAACGGTCACCCGGACGCGGCCTGGGAGTGGCCGGTGAACTACAAGCTGGGCGGCGTTGGCTTTGAGGGTCACGCCATCATCTGCGGCGTAGGCGCAGTGTACTATTTGGTGCTGTCCATTATGTATATGGCACAGAAAGGCCTGACCTTCTCCGCCATTGATCCCCATTCCGGCCTGTTTAAGGCGGCTATGTGGGGGCTGCTGTTTGTGCCGTTCTTAGTGGGACTGTACTGGATGTGGAACAAGAACCGCATTGTAGACGGCGCCAACGATAACTTGTCCGGCTGCTATATGGGCATTGCTGTGATGAAGGCGTTGCAGGACGCCGGTATTACCCTGGAGAACACGGAAGTGGGCGTGATCCTGTCCGGCTCCGAGGAGGCCGGTCTGCGGGGCGCTAAGGCATGGTGCGAGCAGCACAAGGGCGAGTTTGACGATGTGCCCACCTTCATTTTCTCTTACGACACCATTCACGATCCCAAGTTCCTGATGACCAACTATCGGGATCTGAACGGCACCGTGAAGGCAGATAAAGATGTGTCCGACCTGTTTATGGAGGCAGCCGCCGCCATTCATGTGCCCTGTAAGAAGGGCTGGGTGCCCCCGCTGGGCGGCGCTACCGACTCTGCGGCCTTTGCCCAGGCCGGGTTCCGTGCCACCGGCGTTACCGGTTTGAACCACAAGCTGGAGGACTATTACCACACCCGCCGGGACACCTACGACAACATGAACAAAGAGGGTCTGGCCGGCTGCTTTGCCGTCAGCGTAAAGGCGCTGGAGATGTTTGATAACGGTGCCAAGCAGTAA
- a CDS encoding MATE family efflux transporter: MEQKNALFEQMPVRKAFFKLALPVVLSMVVSLVYNMVDTYFIAKTGNAHLVAGVALGSPVFTLMIAVGDIFGLGGSSFISRLFGQKRDQDGKRLSVFCFYGALFTGVGITALLLLLRTPLLTALGAQADTVQYARDYYTWIAVGAPFIILSFTPCNQLRTEGFANASMIGSVLGAVVNIVLDPVLIFGCKLGAAGAAIATVIGYVFTDLYYVWFLVRRSRHLSVNIRLLRVSRQEVGQVFAIGIPASITNIAQSFCMLITNRFLVPYGTDKVAAMGIALKVSMIAVLVLIGFAFGVQPLIGYNYGAQNYRRLRQVLRFSYQFTIGLGLVLTVIVFAAAPLLIRLFMQDGSVYDLGVAMLRRLLLGTAFYAFTLVTTCVFQATGKAVGAFVLSISGQGVIYGLVIWALSSIWGYDGVIVTQPVADVLTCLLAVVLYFTSLHRVIRKGVAEQKEP, from the coding sequence ATGGAGCAAAAGAACGCCCTGTTTGAGCAAATGCCGGTGCGTAAGGCTTTCTTTAAGCTGGCGCTGCCGGTGGTGCTGAGTATGGTGGTGTCGCTGGTGTACAATATGGTGGACACCTATTTTATCGCCAAAACCGGCAATGCCCACCTGGTGGCCGGTGTGGCGCTGGGTTCGCCGGTGTTTACCCTGATGATCGCCGTAGGCGATATTTTCGGCCTGGGTGGCAGTTCTTTTATCTCCCGCTTGTTTGGCCAAAAGCGGGACCAAGACGGCAAGCGACTGAGCGTGTTTTGCTTTTACGGTGCGTTGTTTACCGGCGTGGGCATTACAGCGCTACTGTTGCTTTTGCGCACGCCGCTGCTGACGGCGCTGGGCGCCCAGGCAGACACGGTGCAGTACGCCCGGGATTATTATACCTGGATCGCCGTCGGCGCGCCGTTTATCATTTTGTCCTTCACCCCGTGTAACCAGCTGCGTACCGAGGGATTTGCCAACGCGTCCATGATCGGCTCTGTTTTGGGCGCTGTGGTGAATATTGTGCTGGATCCGGTGTTGATCTTTGGCTGCAAATTGGGGGCTGCCGGCGCGGCCATTGCCACGGTGATCGGCTATGTGTTTACGGATCTGTACTATGTGTGGTTCCTGGTACGGCGCAGCCGCCATTTGTCTGTGAATATTCGGCTGCTGCGAGTGAGCCGCCAGGAGGTGGGTCAGGTGTTTGCCATCGGTATACCGGCTTCCATTACCAATATTGCCCAGAGCTTTTGTATGCTGATCACCAACCGGTTTTTGGTGCCTTACGGTACGGATAAGGTGGCGGCCATGGGCATTGCGCTAAAGGTGAGTATGATCGCCGTGCTGGTGCTCATCGGCTTTGCTTTTGGGGTGCAGCCGCTGATCGGCTACAATTACGGCGCCCAGAATTACCGGCGGCTGCGCCAGGTGCTGCGCTTTTCTTACCAGTTTACGATTGGGCTGGGTTTGGTGCTAACTGTGATTGTCTTTGCTGCTGCGCCGCTGCTGATCCGCCTGTTTATGCAGGACGGCAGCGTGTACGACCTGGGGGTTGCCATGCTGCGGCGGTTGTTGCTGGGCACCGCATTTTATGCCTTTACCCTGGTGACCACTTGTGTTTTCCAGGCCACCGGCAAGGCGGTGGGCGCCTTCGTGCTGTCCATTAGCGGTCAGGGCGTGATCTACGGTCTTGTCATTTGGGCACTGAGTAGTATTTGGGGCTATGATGGAGTGATTGTTACCCAGCCGGTGGCAGATGTGCTCACCTGTCTGCTGGCGGTGGTGCTGTATTTCACCTCCCTTCATCGGGTCATTCGCAAGGGCGTGGCGGAACAAAAGGAACCTTAA
- a CDS encoding ECF transporter S component translates to MQQSKKVNVRYITFTAVMAALVFVFTFTFKIPLGTGYTHLGDMMIFLAAWLLGGKKAAPAAGLGACLADLALGYAAWMAPTFIIKCLAVAICCLIAEKAMHRSLLGYGVGAVAGGAFQIGAYTLAKVLMYDKTYALTTLPELAIQTAVGIAVAGVLVVILTKSGAGAKLQRMAGGAGKEAKAA, encoded by the coding sequence ATGCAACAGTCTAAAAAAGTCAATGTCCGTTACATCACCTTTACCGCCGTGATGGCCGCGCTGGTGTTTGTATTCACATTCACTTTCAAGATCCCCCTGGGTACCGGCTACACCCACCTGGGCGATATGATGATCTTCCTGGCCGCCTGGCTGCTGGGCGGCAAAAAGGCAGCCCCCGCTGCCGGTTTGGGCGCCTGCCTGGCTGATCTGGCCCTGGGCTATGCCGCCTGGATGGCTCCCACCTTTATCATCAAATGCCTGGCCGTGGCCATCTGCTGCCTGATCGCAGAAAAAGCCATGCACCGCAGCCTGCTGGGCTACGGCGTAGGTGCCGTTGCGGGCGGTGCGTTCCAGATCGGCGCATACACCCTGGCAAAGGTGCTGATGTATGACAAGACCTACGCACTGACCACCCTGCCGGAACTGGCGATCCAGACCGCCGTAGGCATTGCGGTTGCCGGCGTACTGGTCGTGATTTTAACCAAGAGCGGCGCAGGTGCCAAATTACAGCGTATGGCCGGCGGCGCAGGTAAGGAGGCCAAAGCGGCATGA
- a CDS encoding amidohydrolase family protein: MKKIDAHSHIGSFGGWAGVAFTAEKLLEQMDEYEIEKTFLTGASFRDNDTVAKAFHKYPDKIVPFVWVNPLLDNVPEKLHHYVCDEGFMGIKMQPLFDSFVADDPVVYPVMDFAREHKIPVFIHCGHPPYSLPWSIALLAEQYPDVPVTMIHMGHGHGVYIDASIKMAKRYPNLYLEMSGMPMGCKIAEAYKTVGTDRIMFGIDSPFHHPSVEIQKVLTSGLTEKEQEDVFYNNAKKLLKL; this comes from the coding sequence ATGAAGAAGATAGACGCACATTCTCATATCGGTTCCTTTGGCGGCTGGGCCGGCGTGGCCTTTACCGCAGAGAAGCTGCTGGAACAAATGGATGAGTACGAAATTGAAAAGACCTTTCTCACCGGCGCGTCTTTCCGGGACAACGACACGGTGGCCAAGGCGTTCCACAAATACCCGGACAAGATCGTGCCCTTTGTATGGGTCAATCCCCTGCTGGACAATGTACCGGAGAAGCTGCACCACTATGTGTGCGACGAGGGCTTTATGGGCATTAAAATGCAGCCCCTGTTTGACAGCTTTGTGGCTGACGATCCGGTGGTGTACCCGGTAATGGACTTTGCCCGGGAGCACAAGATCCCGGTGTTTATCCACTGCGGCCACCCGCCGTATTCCCTGCCTTGGAGCATTGCCCTGCTAGCCGAGCAATACCCGGATGTGCCGGTAACCATGATCCACATGGGCCACGGCCATGGGGTGTATATCGACGCCTCCATTAAGATGGCCAAACGCTATCCCAACCTGTATCTGGAAATGAGCGGTATGCCCATGGGCTGCAAGATTGCCGAGGCCTACAAAACCGTAGGCACTGATCGCATTATGTTTGGCATTGACTCTCCCTTCCACCACCCCTCGGTGGAGATCCAAAAGGTGCTGACCAGCGGCCTGACGGAGAAGGAGCAGGAGGATGTATTCTACAACAACGCCAAAAAACTGCTGAAGCTGTAA
- the dnaX gene encoding DNA polymerase III subunit gamma/tau: MYQVLYRKYRPRVFADVYGQDHVTSTLKNEIKEGRISHAYLFTGSRGTGKTTCAKILAKAVNCPNAVDGEPCNACEICKGLDSGTIYDVVEIDAASNNGVDNIRDLREEVNYTPTRGKYRVYIIDEVHMLSTGAFNALLKTLEEPPAHVIFILATTEVHKLPATILSRCQRFDFKRIQPETMAVRLQQVAGLEGMELAPDAATLIARIADGALRDGLSILDQCAGRSKQITAQLVSEVAGLAGREALYRLSDAVLARDSSAAVGELAQLHENSYDMERLCVEMINHFRNFMMVKTVKKSRELIICTDDEYKHIEESAGQFTLAQILRGLDLFQSTLVKIKGGATPRIEMEMAFVRLCEPKLEADSDSINQRLSALERAMQNGVPAAPVKTVQSPAPAARPAPAQPTAPPTPQPTPAAAAPAPEPEPISATSAEPVSAPVPEPAPVQPEPPVPLEPAAAAPSPAPAADSEQKLFMQWADLMEILHRTDIALFGVLSGSQGYTRGEFFLIDSPNPTIKEFIKISTHAKAIRAALHELTGHNYKLGLFKKKSTEQAPRRDPLEDLLSKARENHIQIEEH, encoded by the coding sequence ATGTACCAGGTTTTATATCGTAAATACCGCCCGCGGGTCTTTGCCGATGTGTACGGCCAGGACCATGTGACCTCCACGCTGAAAAACGAGATCAAAGAGGGTCGCATTTCCCACGCCTATCTGTTTACCGGCTCCCGCGGCACCGGCAAGACCACCTGCGCCAAAATCTTGGCCAAGGCGGTAAACTGCCCCAACGCTGTGGACGGCGAGCCTTGCAACGCATGCGAGATCTGTAAAGGGCTGGACAGCGGCACCATCTACGATGTGGTAGAGATCGACGCCGCCTCCAACAACGGCGTAGACAATATCCGCGACCTGCGGGAGGAGGTCAACTACACCCCCACCCGCGGCAAGTACCGGGTCTACATTATCGACGAGGTGCACATGCTCTCCACCGGGGCATTCAATGCCCTGCTCAAGACGTTGGAGGAGCCGCCTGCTCATGTGATCTTTATTTTAGCCACCACAGAAGTGCACAAGCTGCCTGCCACCATTCTCAGCCGGTGCCAGCGCTTTGACTTTAAGCGTATTCAGCCGGAGACTATGGCGGTGCGCTTGCAGCAGGTGGCCGGACTGGAGGGCATGGAACTGGCACCGGATGCTGCCACCCTGATCGCCCGCATTGCAGACGGTGCCCTGCGAGACGGCCTGTCCATTTTGGATCAATGCGCCGGGCGCAGCAAGCAGATTACTGCCCAGCTGGTCAGCGAAGTGGCCGGTTTGGCCGGGCGCGAGGCGCTCTATCGCCTGTCTGACGCCGTACTGGCCCGGGACAGCAGCGCTGCTGTGGGAGAGCTGGCTCAGCTCCATGAGAACAGCTATGATATGGAACGGCTGTGCGTGGAGATGATCAATCACTTCCGCAACTTTATGATGGTCAAAACGGTGAAGAAAAGCCGCGAGCTGATCATCTGTACCGATGACGAATACAAGCATATTGAGGAGAGTGCCGGGCAGTTTACCCTGGCCCAAATTCTCCGTGGGCTGGACCTGTTCCAGTCTACTTTGGTAAAGATCAAGGGCGGCGCCACCCCGCGGATTGAGATGGAAATGGCCTTTGTCCGCCTGTGCGAGCCAAAGCTGGAGGCGGATTCGGACTCTATCAACCAGCGCCTGTCTGCTCTGGAGCGAGCGATGCAAAACGGCGTGCCTGCCGCACCGGTCAAGACCGTGCAGTCCCCCGCTCCGGCGGCGCGCCCTGCACCGGCACAACCGACTGCGCCACCCACCCCGCAGCCCACGCCCGCAGCGGCAGCACCTGCGCCGGAGCCGGAGCCTATATCTGCGACTTCTGCGGAACCTGTATCTGCACCTGTTCCGGAGCCTGCGCCTGTACAGCCTGAACCGCCTGTCCCTCTGGAACCGGCAGCCGCGGCACCTTCCCCCGCCCCCGCAGCGGACAGCGAGCAGAAACTGTTTATGCAGTGGGCGGATTTGATGGAAATTCTACACCGCACAGACATTGCCCTGTTTGGCGTGCTCAGTGGCTCCCAGGGTTACACCCGGGGCGAGTTTTTCCTGATCGACAGTCCCAATCCCACCATCAAGGAGTTCATCAAGATCTCCACCCACGCCAAGGCCATTCGCGCGGCTCTCCACGAGCTCACCGGCCACAACTACAAGCTGGGTTTGTTTAAGAAAAAATCCACCGAGCAAGCGCCCCGGCGGGACCCGTTAGAGGACCTGCTGAGCAAAGCACGGGAAAATCATATTCAAATCGAAGAACATTAA
- a CDS encoding YbaB/EbfC family nucleoid-associated protein, which translates to MKARLPQGMGGGPQNMQSMLRQAQKMQENIEAKKAELEEKEYVVSSGGGMVEVTANGKHEIKAIGINPEVVDPEDVEMLEDMLLAAINEAMRKIDEDSEKELSAVTGGLNIPGL; encoded by the coding sequence ATGAAAGCAAGACTTCCCCAGGGTATGGGCGGCGGACCGCAGAACATGCAGTCCATGCTGCGCCAGGCCCAGAAGATGCAAGAGAACATTGAGGCCAAAAAGGCCGAACTGGAGGAGAAAGAATATGTGGTCTCTTCCGGCGGCGGCATGGTGGAAGTAACCGCCAACGGCAAGCACGAGATCAAAGCCATCGGCATCAACCCGGAAGTGGTAGACCCGGAGGATGTGGAAATGCTGGAGGATATGCTGCTGGCAGCCATTAACGAGGCCATGCGCAAGATCGACGAGGACTCGGAAAAAGAGCTGTCTGCCGTTACCGGCGGGCTGAACATTCCCGGTCTTTAA